TATCCCCTACATAGAAAACGGGTTTACCTAAAGCCAGCAAGTTATAAGTTTTGGATGGTACTCCAATGCCATACATCCCTTCCGCGAGTGTAATCAGGCCAATATCGAAAGAATTAAGAAATAGATTCTGTTCATGTCTTGGTTTAGCTCCTAAAAAATAAATATTTGGTGATGCAGCCTGTTTTTTACAAATTTCCAGATTTGCTCCTTCTCCAACAATAAATAATAATAAATCAGGATTAGAAACTTTATTAAAAACAGCAATAAATCTCTCCAAGCCCTGCACTCTGCCGATATTTCCGGCAAAGCCTATAATAATCTTATTTTTCGTATCAATATTTTTATAATATTCATTCTTATTTATGGACCGAGTCTCCAAATCATCATCATACCAATTTGGGATAACCTTTATCTTATTTTCATTTACTCCTTTTTCTGCAATGAGTTGCTTCATATCAGATCCCAAAACAATTAATTGGTCAGCCTGCCGATAAGCCCAATTATAGGCTTTAAGTAAGATTTGGTAAGTAAAGCTATTTTCATTGCTTATTGCTGCGGGAACAGTGTTTTCTGGAAATACGTCATGCACCAGCAGCGTATAATCAAATTTTTTTACTTTCTTTATAACCGCAATAATTAAGATTAGCAAAAATGGATTGGTTACAGCCAATAACTTCTCATTCTTTTTAATATTAGAAAAAATAGATAATGAAAGAAGAAGACTATTTACAAAAGATCCCAAAGCTCTCAGTAATGTATTATTCTTATTAAACTGAACAGAAGTTTGATTAACTATATTAATTCCACTTAAATTTTCACTGCCTTCATAAACATTTGAATCATATTTCACATCCGATGTAATGACTACCACGTCTTCTTCCATTGCCATTTTTTTTGCAATTTCAGTCATTATATAGGCAGTAGACGTCTTATTTGGATAAAATAATTCTGAAACAATTAACATGCAATCTTAAATTTCTTCGGACCACACCACCCGTTTTACATAGTCTGTATAAGAAATAATAATCCTTACCACTTTTTCCGAAACATTGGGCATCGAGTAATCTGCTACAGGACGGAAGTTTCTTTTTTCACCCACTTCCTGACGCAGCACCTGGCTTAAGCCCTGCATAATCCTTTCCGGGGAAAGGCCCACCATCATTACGCTGGCTTCTTCCATAGCCTCGGGCCTTTCGTGCGCCTGGCGTATATTCAAAGCTCTAAAATTCAGAATGGATGACTCCTCGGAAATCGTTCCCGAATCGGACAGTACTGCATAGGCTCTTTTCTGAAGGGCGTTATAGTCGTGAAAACCGAGCGGTTTCAGAAACTGAATTTCCGGGCGCATATCGATTTGCATTTTATCGATCATGTTTCTTGTTCTCGGGTGCGTGGAAACAATAATTGGATACCTGTATTTTTCAGCAATTGCATTGAGCGAAGCCATCAGGTTTCTAAAATTCTTTTCAGAGTTGATGTTTTCTTCACGATGTGAAGACACCACAAAAAATTTGCCTTCTTCCAGATTTAATTTTTCAAGCACTTCCGATTTTTCAATCTGAGGAAGGTAATGGTTTAGCACTTCGAACATCGGAGAGCCTGTTTTGATAACTCTGTCTGCCGGTAAACCTTCTCTTAAGAGATATTCGCGGGCAATGTCGGAATACGTCAGGTTGATGTCTGCCGTATGGTCCACAATTTTACGGTTGGTTTCTTCCGGTACTCTTTGGTCAAAACAGCGGTTCCCTGCTTCCATGTGGAAAATAGGGATGTGACGCTTTTTTGCCGGGATTGCACACAGACACGAATTGGTATCTCCCAAAACGAGAAACGCATCCGGTTTGAGTTCCTCCAGCAACGGATCAATTTTAATCAGAATATTTCCAACGGTTTCAGTCGCTGTTTTCCCGGCGGCTTCCAGAAAATAGTCCGGCTTGCGAAGCCCGAGGTCTTCAAAAAATATCTGGTTCAGTTCATAATCGTAATTCTGTCCGGTATGGACGATGGTATGTTCAACCGCCTCAGAAGCATCTAACGCGGATAATACTCTTGACAATCTGATAATTTCAGGACGGGTTCCTACCACCGTCATTACTTTCAATTTTTTCATTTTTTATTATTTAAACTCAGTCCGATGACCACAGCACTTAAATGAATGAATTCAGGGGTTCCTATCAGGGAATATGAAGTCATCACCAACGTCAAATACTGCAAGAACAGCAAAAAAAATACAGTATGATAATTATTTCCTCCGTTTTTGAAAAAATACTGACCTGTATCAAACAACGGGATAAATTTAGCAAAATAAAAAATAAAACCAATGATGCCGGACGACATCAGCAACTCCAAAAACAGATTGTGAGGATACATACCGTCTTCATACAGCACCCGACCTCCTAATAACGGATGTTCCGTGAATATTGAAACTGCCCTTTGGAAAAGAGGCGTGCGAAGCGAATTGTCGCCTTCAAAAAGCCACCTGTACACCCGTTCTGCAAAGATAAGCGTATTGCTTCCGGTTTTAACAGAAATATAAATTGCAGCAATCACCAACACTAAAAGCAAAACAAAAATCAAAATATATTTTATTTTCCGCTTTATCACGAGAAGGACCAATGTGCATACTACCATGGCTAGAAATGGACTTCTCGCAAAACCTTCCACGATAATATAGCAGCCGAGCAAGATTCCGCAGATCCAAAGCCAACGCCACTGATTATCTTTTTTGAACAGAAGAAAAAAAAAGGAGATCAGTACCAGTGAAGTTCCCAAGTGGCCATATGAAATATAATAAATAGAAAAAATATGGGGCATGCGTCCGTTTTCCATATTTGCCAGACCATACACGGCATTGAGCAGAAGCATGAAAAACAAAATCCGGAAACACCATAGTGCAGCCGTTTTAAGATTTACTTTAGCATAATCCATCATCACCAAAGCCACCGAAGGAAGAAATGCAATAAGCAAAATCCGAATATACGTTTCATTAACCTGACTTAAAACCTTCGGTTCATAGCTGTCATTATTAAAAGAATACCAACATTTGAAGAAATAGAGCGCCCAAAAAATAATTATGCTGGTTACCGGTAACGCTGCACTCTTTAATCGAGGAAATCCTTTAATGATAAAATATACTGAAAATAATGCAACCGCTACACGATAAGGCACCGCAAAAATTCTCGTGTTCTCAATTCCGAGCGGAATGGCGAAGCTGCTGAATAAGACATATCCGACAGTTACAAAAATTAAAAAAAATGTCTCGAATGTAAACTGACGCGTATTCCCTACTTCCATTTACACCGTTTCAAAATAAGTATCTGCATCCTGCGGATTATATGGCTCGTTGATCCAGAAAATGGTATAAAGATCCTCTTCGCCAATATTTTTAATGTTGTGGGTGTACCACACCGGCATATCCACGTAGGACGGTTCGTTTCCGTCCAAATAAAAATCCAGAACTTCGTCCGTCCCGATTTTTCTAAGCTGAATAAGTGCTTTTCCTTTGATCACGGCGAACCGCTCAATTTTTCTGGTGTGAAAATGGTTTCCTCGGGTAATGCCGGGAACTGTGGTGGAAAATGAGCACTGTCCGCCGATTCCAAGCCGAATGACTTCTACAAAAGCACCGCGCGGATCTTTATGCTGGGTGAATTTAACGGGATAATGTTGCTTAATATCGAAATAAGACCTGAACGTGTTGAACAGCTGATAATCAAAAGCGGTTTCCAAAACCGGAATTTCGCCGTTTTCGAAATAAAGATTTTTATAATTTTCAAGCTTTTCCAAAACTTCGGAAACCTTTGCCGAAGTTCGGAAAGGCACCACAAACTCCTGTTCTGTTTTGCCCTGCCGAATTTTCGTCATGATTTCTTCCACCAGATCACCTACATAAATCAACTTCACCTCACCGTCCATATCGATTACGGGTTGTTCGCCATGCGTAAGTTTATGGCAGAAGGTGGCGATAAAGGAGTTGTATCCTGGCTTCCCAAACGGCCCGAAAACATTTGAAATAATCAAACCTGTAAAAATTCCGCCATTTTTTGCTGCTGCTCTTCCTAAAATTTCCCGGCCTTCCTTCTTGGATTTTCCGTATAAATTGTCACGTTCTTCCTGAGAAGACGATGAGAAAAGCACATGCGCTTTGGAACCGGTTCTTTCTACGGAATCAGCCAGTTTTTGGGCAAGATTTACATTGGTTTCGTAGATGAATTCCTGGCTTTCGTGGCGGTTCATCGCGGCCAAATGCACGATCACATCACACTGTTTTACGAAATCATCCAGTTTTTCGGGATTCTCAAAATAATCCCTGTGAAAACCGATTCTCTCATACTGGTCGGGATATAAACCCAAAGTATTGTACAGATGGGAACCCACAAAACCTTTCTGCCCGGTAATTCCTATTTTCTTTTTCATTACGAACTGGTAGAGATTTTTTACTAATTACACGAATTTTTTCGAATTGCACCAATTGGGGCTTGGACTACGCTCAGCCTGACACTAATTTTTCACTGGATTCCTGTAAATAATTCAGTCCGGGTACTGCATGATGTCTTCACCGAGAACTTCTTTGCGTATTAAAGGAAGTTTCAGCAAAAGTTTTTTCATGCCTTCAACGTCCTGCTGTGCAGTATTGTGAGAGTGGTAATCCTCAATGGCAGAAATATCGCGGTCGCCCTCGGAGAAATACTGCGCATAGTTCAAATCCCGGTTGTCCGCAGGAATTCTATAAAAATTCCCCATATCTTCAGCCTTTTCCATTTCTTCGCGGGTACAAAGCGTTTCATACAGTTTTTCGCCGTGCCGTGTCCCGATGATCTTGATTTCGTTATCTGCATTGAAGAGTTCCCTTAATGCCTGAGCCAAATCACCAATCGTTCCGGCAGGTGCCTTGTTCACGAAAAGGTCGCCCGGATTTCCATGCTCGAAAGCAAACAAAACCAAGTCTACCGCTTCTTCGAGAGACATCAAAAAACGTGTCATTTTAGGATCTGTGATTGTGAGCGATTCCTGATTTTTAATCTGTTTCACAAAAAGCGGTATAACCGAACCACGCGAGGCCATTACATTCCCGTATCTTGTGAGGCAAACAGTGGTTTCTCCTGCATTTCTGGAAGCGGCCACCGCTACTTTTTCCATCATCGCCTTAGAGATTCCCATGGCATTAATCGGATATGCAGCCTTGTCGGTACTGAGGCAGATTACTTTAGCCACATTATTTTTCACCGCGGCCTCAATCACATTTTGGGTACCGATCACATTCGTCTGCACCGCCTGCATCGGGAAAAATTCACATGAAGGAACCTGTTTCAGGGCCGCGGCGTGAAAAATATAATCAACACCGCGCGTTGCGGGTTCAATACTGGAATATTCGCGTACATCGCCGATATAGAACTTCAGTTTGTCGTTTTTAAACTGATTCCGCATATCGTCCTGCTTTTTCTCATCGCGCGAAAAAATGCGGATTTCCCTGAAGTGATCAGAATTAATAAATTTTCTTAAAACTGCTGTACCAAAAGAACCGGTACCGCCGGTAATGAGGAGGGTTTTGTTTTTGATTTCCATTATCTGTTTTACTGTTTAGGAAAGAATTTTTTATTAAGCTCATCTTTTTCTCTTAAAGCAGGATAATTGATGAGTACAGCCTTCAGTTTTCCTTTAAATACGAAGAGACTTCCTGCCGCAGCACCGATAATCCCAAACTTTTTGATGAGTTCCCCGATATCATCCATAGTTCCCGCTCCTCCGGAGGCTGTAAGCGGAAGTGTTGTTGCTTTACGGGCCTTTTCCATCAGGGTAAGGTCATAACCTTTCATTACACCGTCGTTGTCGATATTGTTGATTACGATTTCCCCGGCACCAAGTT
The sequence above is a segment of the Chryseobacterium taklimakanense genome. Coding sequences within it:
- a CDS encoding O-antigen ligase family protein; the protein is MEVGNTRQFTFETFFLIFVTVGYVLFSSFAIPLGIENTRIFAVPYRVAVALFSVYFIIKGFPRLKSAALPVTSIIIFWALYFFKCWYSFNNDSYEPKVLSQVNETYIRILLIAFLPSVALVMMDYAKVNLKTAALWCFRILFFMLLLNAVYGLANMENGRMPHIFSIYYISYGHLGTSLVLISFFFLLFKKDNQWRWLWICGILLGCYIIVEGFARSPFLAMVVCTLVLLVIKRKIKYILIFVLLLVLVIAAIYISVKTGSNTLIFAERVYRWLFEGDNSLRTPLFQRAVSIFTEHPLLGGRVLYEDGMYPHNLFLELLMSSGIIGFIFYFAKFIPLFDTGQYFFKNGGNNYHTVFFLLFLQYLTLVMTSYSLIGTPEFIHLSAVVIGLSLNNKK
- a CDS encoding glycosyltransferase family 4 protein; translated protein: MEEDVVVITSDVKYDSNVYEGSENLSGINIVNQTSVQFNKNNTLLRALGSFVNSLLLSLSIFSNIKKNEKLLAVTNPFLLILIIAVIKKVKKFDYTLLVHDVFPENTVPAAISNENSFTYQILLKAYNWAYRQADQLIVLGSDMKQLIAEKGVNENKIKVIPNWYDDDLETRSINKNEYYKNIDTKNKIIIGFAGNIGRVQGLERFIAVFNKVSNPDLLLFIVGEGANLEICKKQAASPNIYFLGAKPRHEQNLFLNSFDIGLITLAEGMYGIGVPSKTYNLLALGKPVFYVGDKNSEIDVLNHKQNIGWSFDWSDEEKMIKTLNAIKSVKFSAQNMNLAQSNFREDIILEKIKKVVFDV
- a CDS encoding polysaccharide biosynthesis protein, whose product is MEIKNKTLLITGGTGSFGTAVLRKFINSDHFREIRIFSRDEKKQDDMRNQFKNDKLKFYIGDVREYSSIEPATRGVDYIFHAAALKQVPSCEFFPMQAVQTNVIGTQNVIEAAVKNNVAKVICLSTDKAAYPINAMGISKAMMEKVAVAASRNAGETTVCLTRYGNVMASRGSVIPLFVKQIKNQESLTITDPKMTRFLMSLEEAVDLVLFAFEHGNPGDLFVNKAPAGTIGDLAQALRELFNADNEIKIIGTRHGEKLYETLCTREEMEKAEDMGNFYRIPADNRDLNYAQYFSEGDRDISAIEDYHSHNTAQQDVEGMKKLLLKLPLIRKEVLGEDIMQYPD
- the wecB gene encoding non-hydrolyzing UDP-N-acetylglucosamine 2-epimerase, with the protein product MKKLKVMTVVGTRPEIIRLSRVLSALDASEAVEHTIVHTGQNYDYELNQIFFEDLGLRKPDYFLEAAGKTATETVGNILIKIDPLLEELKPDAFLVLGDTNSCLCAIPAKKRHIPIFHMEAGNRCFDQRVPEETNRKIVDHTADINLTYSDIAREYLLREGLPADRVIKTGSPMFEVLNHYLPQIEKSEVLEKLNLEEGKFFVVSSHREENINSEKNFRNLMASLNAIAEKYRYPIIVSTHPRTRNMIDKMQIDMRPEIQFLKPLGFHDYNALQKRAYAVLSDSGTISEESSILNFRALNIRQAHERPEAMEEASVMMVGLSPERIMQGLSQVLRQEVGEKRNFRPVADYSMPNVSEKVVRIIISYTDYVKRVVWSEEI
- a CDS encoding polysaccharide biosynthesis C-terminal domain-containing protein yields the protein MKKKIGITGQKGFVGSHLYNTLGLYPDQYERIGFHRDYFENPEKLDDFVKQCDVIVHLAAMNRHESQEFIYETNVNLAQKLADSVERTGSKAHVLFSSSSQEERDNLYGKSKKEGREILGRAAAKNGGIFTGLIISNVFGPFGKPGYNSFIATFCHKLTHGEQPVIDMDGEVKLIYVGDLVEEIMTKIRQGKTEQEFVVPFRTSAKVSEVLEKLENYKNLYFENGEIPVLETAFDYQLFNTFRSYFDIKQHYPVKFTQHKDPRGAFVEVIRLGIGGQCSFSTTVPGITRGNHFHTRKIERFAVIKGKALIQLRKIGTDEVLDFYLDGNEPSYVDMPVWYTHNIKNIGEEDLYTIFWINEPYNPQDADTYFETV